A single Cottoperca gobio chromosome 3, fCotGob3.1, whole genome shotgun sequence DNA region contains:
- the sinhcafl gene encoding SIN3-HDAC complex associated factor, like isoform X1, translated as MFGFHKSKIYRSNDGCCICKTKSSSSRFTDSSRYEETFGLCFGLSEDRVGDICNACVLLVKRWKKLPNGSKKNWNHVVDARAGPGFKMTKPKKIKNSDGKKKSKLKKLHKLKRQTDSDAHSTTSSVSPAQSPSYSNQSDDGSEIESKQRRPTPTIFSFLDRSYWKRQKVCCGIVYKGRFGEVIIDPRLFKPCCSSKNLASTQVAAHLPDALPPQLPEDMKETW; from the exons ATGTTTGGCTTTCACAAGTCAAAGATCTACCGGAGTAACGACGGCTGTTGCATCTGCAAGACCAAGTCGTCCAGTTCACGCTTCACAGACAGCAGTCGATATGAAGAGACTTTCGGACTCTGTTTTGG gctGTCAGAAGATCGTGTTGGAGACATTTGCAATGCCTGTGTGTTGCTAgtgaagaggtggaagaagctACCTAATGGCTCCAAGAAAAACTGGAACCAT GTGGTGGATGCCAGAGCTGGGCCAGGCTTCAAGATGACAAAACCCAAGAAGATCAAGAACAGTGAtgggaagaagaaaagcaagCTAAAGAAGCTTCACAAGTTAAAGAGACAAA cAGACTCTGATGCCCACAGCACAACCTCCAGTGTGTCTCCTGCGCAGTCCCCCAGTTACAGCAACCAGTCAGATGATGGCTCAGAGATCGAGTCCAAACAGAGACGCCCGACTCCAACCATCTTCTCTTTCCTGGACCGTTCATACTGGAAAAG GCAAAAGGTGTGCTGTGGGATCGTCTATAAGGGGCGGTTTGGAGAGGTGATTATTGATCCTCGACTCTTCAAACCCTGCTGCAGTTCCAAAAATCTGGCGTCCACACAAGTGGCTGCACACCTTCCAGACGCGCTTCCTCCACAACTCCCAGAAGACATGAAAGAAACCTGGTGA
- the sinhcafl gene encoding SIN3-HDAC complex associated factor, like isoform X2, which yields MFGFHKSKIYRSNDGCCICKTKSSSSRFTDSSRYEETFGLCFGLSEDRVGDICNACVLLVKRWKKLPNGSKKNWNHVVDARAGPGFKMTKPKKIKNSDGKKKSKLKKLHKLKRQNSDAHSTTSSVSPAQSPSYSNQSDDGSEIESKQRRPTPTIFSFLDRSYWKRQKVCCGIVYKGRFGEVIIDPRLFKPCCSSKNLASTQVAAHLPDALPPQLPEDMKETW from the exons ATGTTTGGCTTTCACAAGTCAAAGATCTACCGGAGTAACGACGGCTGTTGCATCTGCAAGACCAAGTCGTCCAGTTCACGCTTCACAGACAGCAGTCGATATGAAGAGACTTTCGGACTCTGTTTTGG gctGTCAGAAGATCGTGTTGGAGACATTTGCAATGCCTGTGTGTTGCTAgtgaagaggtggaagaagctACCTAATGGCTCCAAGAAAAACTGGAACCAT GTGGTGGATGCCAGAGCTGGGCCAGGCTTCAAGATGACAAAACCCAAGAAGATCAAGAACAGTGAtgggaagaagaaaagcaagCTAAAGAAGCTTCACAAGTTAAAGAGACAAA ACTCTGATGCCCACAGCACAACCTCCAGTGTGTCTCCTGCGCAGTCCCCCAGTTACAGCAACCAGTCAGATGATGGCTCAGAGATCGAGTCCAAACAGAGACGCCCGACTCCAACCATCTTCTCTTTCCTGGACCGTTCATACTGGAAAAG GCAAAAGGTGTGCTGTGGGATCGTCTATAAGGGGCGGTTTGGAGAGGTGATTATTGATCCTCGACTCTTCAAACCCTGCTGCAGTTCCAAAAATCTGGCGTCCACACAAGTGGCTGCACACCTTCCAGACGCGCTTCCTCCACAACTCCCAGAAGACATGAAAGAAACCTGGTGA